Within Micromonospora narathiwatensis, the genomic segment GAGGGCGACACCGTCGAGGTCGACGAGCCGCTGCTTGAGGTGTCCACCGACAAGGTGGACACCGAGATCCCGTCGCCCGCGGCGGGCGTGCTGAGCCGGATCGTGGTCGGCGAGGACGAGACCGCCGAGGTCGGCAGCGAACTGGCGGTCATCGCCGGCGAGGGCGAGGCGGCCGGCGCGGCCGCTCCGCAGCAGGCGGCCCCGGCGGAGCAGGCCGCGGAGGCCGCCGCCGCGCCGCAGGCCGAGGCGGAGCAGCCGGCCGTGCAGGCTGCCCCGGCCCCGGCGCCGTCGGGCGCGGGCACCCCGGTCAAGATGCCGGCCCTGGGCGAGAGCGTCACCGAGGGTACGGTGACCCGCTGGCTCAAGCAGGTCGGCGACAGCGTCGAGGTGGACGAGCCGCTGCTGGAGGTCTCCACCGACAAGGTCGACACGGAGATCCCCTCGCCGGTCGCCGGCACGCTCCTGGAGATCAAGGTCGCCGAGGACGAGACCGCCGAGGTCGGCGCGGATCTGGCGATCGTCGGTGCGGCCGGTGCCGCCCCGGCTCCGGCTCCCGCTCCGGCTCCCACTCCGGCCGCAGCCCCCGCCCCGGCCCCCGCGCCGGCGCCGAAGGTCGAAGAGCCGACCCCGGGCGTGTCGTACAACGAGCCGGCGGCCGAGGCGGAGACCGCCGCCCAGCCGACGAAGGTCGAGCGGGCCGCGCAGCCGGCCGCGCCGGCCCCCACCCCGCAGCGCCCGACCGCACCGGTGCAGGGTGGCGGCGAAGAGGCCGCCGGCTACGTGACCCCGCTGGTCCGCAAGCTGGCCGCCGAGCACGGGGTGAGCCTGTCCACGGTCAACGGCACCGGCGTCGGCGGGCGGATCCGCAGGCAGGACGTGCTGGAGGCCGCCGAGAAGGCAAAGGCCGCCAAGGCCGCGCCGGCCGCCCAGCCGGCTCCCGCCGCGGCGGCCCCGGCCAAGCCGGCCGCGAAGCCGCAGCCGAGCGCGAAGCGGGGCACCACCGAGAAGCTGCCTCGGATCCGCGCGGCCATCGCCAAGCGGATGCAGGAGTCGCTGCACGAGATGGCGCAGCTCACCACGGTGATCGAGGTGGACGTCACCAGGGTCGCCAAGCTGCGGGCGCAGGCGAAGGACTCGTTCCAGCAGCGGCACGGCGTGAAGCTGTCCTTCCTGCCGTTCTTCGCCCTCGCCGCGGTCGAGGCCCTCCAGACGTACCCGATCGTCAACGCCCGGATGGACCTGGCCGGCGGGACGATCACCTACCCGGACGCGGAGCACCTCGGCATCGCCGTGGACACCGAGCGCGGGCTGTTGGTGCCGGTCATCCACAACGCCGGCGACCTCAACCTGGGCGGGATCGCCAAGCGCATCGCCGACCTGGCCGAGCGGACCCGGACCAACAAGATCAGCCCGGACGAGATCGCCGGGGCGACCTTCACGCTGACCAACACCGGCAGCCGGGGCGCCCTCTTCGACACCCCGATCGTGCCGTCGCCGCAGTCGGCGATGCTCGGCACGGGTGCCGTGGTGAAGCGTCCGGTCGTGGTCAACGACCCGGAGCTGGGCGAGGTCGTCGCGATCCGCTCGATGGTCTACCTGGCCCTGTCGTACGACCACCGGCTGATCGACGGCGCGGACGCGGCCCGCTTCCTCGTCGCGGTCAAGGAGCGGCTGGAGGCCGGCAACTTCGAGGCCGAGCTGGGGCTCTGACACCCTGACGCGAAAAGGGGCGCGCGGTTCACACCGCGCGCCCCTTTGTCGTGTCCGGCCCTGTCGTGGCCGGCCGTTGGCCGGGTCCGGCCCGGGTCAGCCGCGCAGGTGCGCCTCCGAGACCGCCCAGAGCCGCTCGGCGGCCTCGGGGTCGCGGGCGTACGCGGCGTAGCCGGTGCGGGTGCCCGGCTGGTTGGGCCCCGCCTCCTGGCAGTCCTCGAAGTACCGGCCGCCGACCCCGTCGAGCAGCGGCGAGGCGGCGACCAGCACCGAGGTGGCCGCGCCCTGCTCGGGGGTCTTCCAGGCGGCCGCGCCACCGCCGCTCTGCGCCCGCATCCGGTCCAGTTCCTCGTCGCTGACGTAGCGCTGGAGGTTGGTCCGGATCCCGCCCGGCATCAGCGCGTTGGTGAGGATGCCGTCGTCGGCCCAGCGCCGGGTGGCGTCCACCGCGAAGAGCACGTTGGCGGTCTTGGACTGGCCGTACGCCGGCCACGGTTCGTACGGCCGCTCGCGGAAGTGGATGTCCTCGAAGACCACCGGCGAACGCAGGTGCGCCGCCGAGCTGACCGAGACGATCCGGGCGCCCCCGGCGGCGGCGAGGGCCGGGCGCAGCCCGGTGGCCAGGGCGAAGTGCCCGAGGTGGTTGGTGGCGAACTGCATCTCCCAGCCCGGCCCGGTACGCAGCTCGGGCGAGGCCATGAGGCCGGCGTTGTTGACCAGGATGTGCAGCGGCCCGTCCCAGGTGCGCACGAACGCGGCCACCGCGCCCAGGTCGGCGAGGTCCAGCGGGGCGACCAGGACGCGGTCGTTGCCGGTGCTGCCGCTGATCTCGGCGGCGACCCGGTGGCCGGCGTCGAGGTCGCGGACGGCGAGCGTGACGTCCGCTCCGGCGGCGGCGAGGGCGCGGGCGGTCTCCACGCCGATCCCGGAGGCGCCGCCGGTGACGACGGCCCGCCGACCGGTCAGGTCGAGGTCGCGGACCACCTCCAGGGCGGTGGTCGCACGGGAGAAGGGGGTACGGACGGGTGCGCTGGTGGTCATGATCCATCCTTGTCGGCGTCGGCGCGGACCGGTCGTCCGGCCGGTACGATGAGAAGCGGAGGATCCTCCGTTACGGCCAGCCTAACCGGAGGAGCCTCCGGTTGCCAACCGACCGCGCCCACCGGCCGGTCACCCGAGGAGGAGACGTGCCCGACCGACCGCTGCGCGCCGACGCGCTGCGCAACCGGCAGCGGCTGCTGGACGCCGCGGTGCACGCGTTCTCCACCGCCGGCGCGGATGTGACACTCGACCGGATCGCCAAGGAGGCCGGGGTCGGCATCGGCACCCTCTACCGCCACTTCCCCACCCGGGAGGCGCTGATCGAGGCGGCGTACCGCAACGAGCTGGCCAAGCTCTGCGACGCGGTGCCGGAGCTGCTCGCGACGCTCCCGGCCGACCAGGCGTTCCGTGCCTGGATGGACCGCTTCGTCGACTACCTCTCCACCAAGCGCGGCATGGCCGACGCGCTGCGGCTGGCCATCGCCTCCGGCGCCAACCCGTACGCGCACAGCCGGGACCGGCTGCTGGCCGCGCTGGGCGACCTGCTGGCGGCCGGCGCCGCCGCCGGCGCCGTACGCTCCGACGTGGCACCCGCCGACGTGCTGGCCGGGCTGAGCGGCGTCTGTCTGGTCGCCGGCGAGCCGGACCAGCGGGAGCAGGCGGGCCGCCTGCTCGACCTGCTGATGGACGGCCTGCGCCACCGTCCGGGCTGACCGGAATCCGACCCGCCACCGACCGCCCGCTGAAAGACTCGTCCGGTGAGCGGCTTCGGGTGGCGGGGACGCCTCGGGCCGGCGGTGCCGATGGCCCCCGCGGCCCGGGTGGACCGGTTCGAGATCTTCTTCGACCTGGTCTTCGTCTTCTCGTTCTTCATCATCACCCGGGCCACCGCACGGGACTTCAGCGGCGGGGCGCTGCTGCACGCACTGCTGGTCCTCGCCGTGCTCTGGTGGTCGTGGGTGGTGCACAGCGTGGTCGCCGCCCGGATCCGGCTCGGCGAGGGCTTCGTGCCGGTGCTGATGACCGTCGGCATGGCGGCGCTGTTCACCTTCGCCCTGTCGCTGCCCCAGGCGTTCCAGGACGTGCGGGGTGCCGCCGGGCCGATCGTGGCGGCGATCAGCTACATCGTGGTCCGCCTGGTGCACGTACAGCTCTACCTGCACGCGGTGCGGGACAGCCCGAAGGAGCGCCGGCAGTTCAGGCGGTTCCTCCCGGAGATGGCGGGCAGCACCCTGCTGCTGCTCGCCGCCGCGCTGATCCCCCCGGCGATGCACGACTCCGACGCGGCGCCACTCGTCCGGGACGGGCTGTGGGCCCTGGTCGTGCTGCTCCAGTACACCACCGGCCAGCTCACCGGCACCTGGACCGGGGAACTCGCCTCGGCCGAACACTGGACCGAGCGGTACGACCTGATCCTGATCATCGCGCTGGGCGAGTCGGTCATCTCGGTCGGTGTCGGGAGCAACCTGATCGGGCAGCCGCCCAGCCCGGCGGCCGTGGCGGCGGCGGTGCTCGGCATCTTCTTCACCGCCGCGCTCTGGTGGGCGCACTACGACATGATCGGACCGTCCGCCCGGATCGCCCTGCACGCGGCGCAGGACGGCCCCCGGATCACCATGGCCCGCGACGCGTACGCGTACTGCTACCTGCCGATGATCGCCGGCATCATCCTCTTCGCGCTCGGCGCCGAGGACATCGTCGGCGGGATCACCAACCCGCAGGTCCCCAACTGGAAACCGGCGACCGGTCCCGCCGTGCCGCTGCTCTTCGGCGGGGTGATCCTCTACCTCTGCGGCAACATGCTGTTCCAACTGCGGACCCTGCGCACGCTGAGCTGGACCCGGGTGAGCGCGGTGGGGCTGCTCGCGGTCTGCATCCCGCTGGCCGAGCGGCTGCCGGCGCTGGGGGCCCTCGCGCTGCTGACCGCGATCTGCGTGGGCATGGTGGCCGCCGAGGTGGTGATCTTCGAGGAGGGCCGGACCGCGCTGCACAGGCTGATCCTTGCGGAGCGGGCCAGCCACGAGGCGCACGAGGCCGCCTACCGGGCCCGCTGGCACGAGCCGACCGACCCGGACGAGGGCGAGTGACGCGAGGCGGCGTACGGCGGCGGGATCCCGTAGGGTGCGGCGTAGCGTCGCGGTGCACCCGGCTCGATGGCCGCCGTGGGCATGGAGGCGCGGGACGGCAGGGGACATGTGCACCCATCCCAGTCACCGGCCGGGCGGCTGACCGCCCTCGGCACCCAGTTGATCGAGATCCACCACTGGCTCCGCGAGGAGCTGGCCCGGCTCCGCGCGAGCCTCGACTCCCCCGACGGCGCCGGCCCCGGCCTGTCCCGCGAGCTGCGGGCGCACTGCCTCGGCTTCTGCGCGGCGCTGGACCGGCACCACACCAGCGAGGACGGCGGCGCGTTCCGCGTCCTCGCCGAGCAGGTGCCCGAGCTGCGACCCGTGCTCGCCACCCTGAGCGAGGACCACCGGGCGGTCGCCGCGATCCTGACCCGGGTCGAGGAGCTGGTCACCGGTCAGGCCGCCGGCCCGACCGTCCGGGCCGAGTTGGACGGCCTCGCCGCGCTGCTGGAGTCGCACTTCAGTTACGAGGAGAGGAAGCTGGTCGCCGCGCTGGACGCGGTGTCCGGCGGCACGGCCGAGGAGTTGCTCGGCCTCGATGTCCCCGACGGGGACCCGACAGTCGAGGAGAGAACGTGACCACGGGGACGATCAACGCGGCGGCGGCGGGCACCTGGCGGCTCGGCGATCGCACGGTGAACCGGATCGGCTTCGGCGCGATGCGGCTGACCGGCAACGCCGACGGCGGCCCGAGCGACCGGGAGCGCGTCCTCGGCGTGCTGCGTCGGGCGGTCGAGCTGGGCGTCAACCACATCGACACCGCCGCGTTCTACTTCTCGACGCTGCGCTCCGCGAACGAGCTGATCAATCGGGCGCTGTCGCCGTACCCGGAGGATCTGGTCATCGTCACCAAGGTCGGGCCGGGCCGGGACCCGTCCGGCGAGTGGCTGCCGATGGCCCGGCCGGACCAGCTCCGCGGCCAGGTCGAGGAGAACCTGCGCCAGCTCGGCCGGGACCACCTCGACGTGGTCAACCTCCGGGTGTACGGCCCGGAGCCGCTGGCCGAGCACTTCGGCGCGCTCGCCGAGCTGCGCGACGCCGGGCTGATCCGGCACCTGGGCGTCTCCGCCGTGACCGCCGAGCAGGTCGCCGAGGCGCGCACCATCGCCCCGGTGGTCTGCGTGCAGAACTCGTACGGCCTCGGCTACCGGCAGCGCAACGACGCGCTGATCCGGGACTGCGCCGCGCACGGGACGGCCTTCGTGCCGTTCTTCTCGCTGGCCACCAGCGGACGGGAGGCCGGCGCGACCGCCGTCGAGCACGACGAGGTACGCGCGGTCGCCGGCGAGCACGGCGTGACCCCGGCCCAGGTGCGGCTGGCCTGGACGCTGCACCAGGGGCCGAACGTGCTGGCCATCCCCGGCACCGGCAATCCCGACCACCTCACCCAGAACATCGCCGCCGGCGCCCTGCGCCTCACCGACGCCGACCTGACCCGCCTCGACCCGGTGCACCAGGGCACCTGACGCGCCCCGCGCCCGCGCCCCGCGCCAAGATCCGCGCAACTTCGGGGATGTTGCTGCCTCCGGGCGCCGGCAGACAGCAGCATCCCCGAAGTTGCCTCCCGAACGAGGGTTGGCGCGGGGGATTCGCCCGTTGGCAGAATCGGCGGGCGCGGGGTGGCCGGGGCGAGGGCGGGCGCACATGCTGGGGCGATGCCGATCTTCTCCGTACAGGCCCGGCCCACCGACGCGGCGAGCTGGCTCGACCTGGCCCGCCGGGTCGAGGCCGCCGGCTTCGACGCGCTGACAGCCGCCGACCACCCGGGCCACGGCGCGTCGCCGTTCGTGGCCCTGGCCGCCGCGGCGGCGGTGACCTCGACGCTCGGCCTCGGCTCGTACGTCTCCAACGCCGGCGTCCGGGAGCCGATCCTGCTCGCCACCGACGTGGCCACCCTCGACGTGATCTCCGGTGGGCGGGCCCGGCTGGGCGTCGGCGCCGGCCACACCCCGGCCGAGTGGCGGGCCGTCGGCCGCGAGCGCCCCGACGTCGCCGGGCGGGTACGCCGTTGCATCGCCGTCGCCGAAGCGGTCCGCGACCTGCTGGCGGGCGAGGAGGTCACCGTGGACAGCCCGGATCTGGTCGCCCACGCCGCGCGCCTCACCGAGCTGCGGCCGGTCCAGGCCCACGTCCCGCTCACCATGGGTACGGCCAACTCGACCCTGCTGCGCTGGGCCGGCGCGCACGCCGACGTGGTCGGGTTGACCGGCTTCGGGCGTACCCGCGCCGACGGCCACACGCACGAGGTGCGGTGGCGGGCCGACCAGATCGAGGCGCAGCTCGCCCAGGTGGCCGCCGGGGCCGCCGGCCGCGCCGAGCCGCCCGCCCTGGAGGCGCTGGTCCAGCAGGTCACCGTGACCGACGACGCCGAGGCCGCCGCCGCTTGGTTCGCCGACCGCACCGGAATCACCGCCGCCGAGGTGCTCGCCACGCCGTTCGTGCTGATCGGCACGGTCGAGGAGATCGTCACGGCGGTCGCGGACCATCAGCGCCGCTGGGGGATCACCCGCTTCGTGGTACGCGCCGACGCCGTCGACGCGATCGCCCCGCTCCTGCGACCTTGACCGACTCCGGTTCGCCGATGTGGGGGTGTCCCGCCCGCCCGGACACCCCCACATCGGCGTACTGGTGTCGCCACTTGACTTCGAGAGCACTCGAAGTCGAACACTGAACGCCATGACGATGACACGGACCCTCGGCCGCAGCGGCATCGAGGTCAGCGCGATCGGCATGGGGTGCTGGGCGATCGGCGGCCCACTCTGGGGCGACGGCGGGCAGCCGTTCGGTTGGGGCGAGGTCGACGACGACGAGTCGATCCGCACCATCCACCAGGCGCTCGACCTGGGCGTCACCCTCTTCGACACGGCCAGCAACTACGGCGCCGGCCACAGCGAGCGGATCCTCGGCCGTGCCCTCGCCGGCCGTCGCGACGGCGCGGTGATCGCCACCAAGTTCGGCAACCGCTCCGACGAGGCCAGCCGGCGATGGATCGGCACCGACGCCAGCCCGGCGTACGCGGTGACCAGCTTGGACGAGTCGCTGCGCCGGCTCGGTACCGACCACGTCGACCTCTACCAGTTGCACATCAACGACCTGCCGGCGTCCGCCGCGCTCGATCTCGTGGACACCCTGGAGGGCCTGGTCACCCAGGGCAAGATCCGGGCGTACGGCTGGAGCACCGACAACCCGTCGTCGGCCCGGGCCCTCGCGGAGGCGGGACCGCACTGCGCCGCCGTGCAGCACGACGAGTCGGTGCTCAACGACAACCCCGACGTGCTGGCGGTCTGTGACGCGCTCGACCTGGCCAGCCTCAACCGGGGCCCGCTCGCGATGGGCCTGCTCACCGGGTCGACCCGGGCCGTCGGCAAGGACGACGTACGCGGGGTGGCCCCGGAGTGGCTGGTGTGGTTCACCGACGGCCGTCCGACCCCGGAGTGGTCCGCACGGGTCACCGAGATCCGGGCGGCGCTGACCGCCGACGGGCGTACCCTCGCCCAGGGCGCGCTGGGCTGGCTGCTGGCCCGCAGCCCCCGGACGGTGCCCATCCCCGGCTGCCGGACGGTGGCACAGGCGGCGGAGAACTTCGCGACGCTCTCGCTGGGCCCGCTGCCCGCCGAGGCGTTCGCCGAGGTGGAACGACTCCTGGCCGACCTGCGCCCGGCCGGCGTGGCGCGCTGACCCGGTCACCGTGCCGGCGAGTGACTCATACCGCTCAACGCCTCCGGCGCCACGTCCGTATCCGAAGATATGAGCATGCGGATCCTCATGGCCGGCGTGTCCGGCTTCCTCGGCACCCGGCTGGTCGACCGGCTCACCGCGGACGGGCACCAGGTCACCCGCCTGGTCCGCCGCGCGCCGCGTACCCCCGACGAGCGGCAGTGGAACCCGTCGGCCGCGCAGCTCGACCCGGCGGTGGTCGCCGACGCCGACGCGGTGGTCAACCTGGCCGGCGCCGGGGTCGGCGACAAGCGCTGGAACGACGAGTACCGGCGGGTGATCCGGTCCAGCCGGGTGGACACCAGCACCACCCTGGCGATCACCATCGCCGGCATGTCCGCCGCCGACCGGCCCACGGTGCTGCTCAACGCCTCGGCGGTCGGCTGGTACGGCAACACCGGCGACCGGGTGGTGGAGGAGGACTCCCCGGCGGGCGAGGGCTTCCTGGCCGACGTCTGCCGCGTCTGGGAGGCCGCGACGCGTCCGGCCGAGGACGCCGACGTACGGGTGGTGCGGCTGCGTACCGGGCTGCCGCTGCACCGCGACGGCGGCCTCCTCAAGCCGCAACTGCTGCCGTTCCGGCTGGGCATCGCCGGGCGGCTGGGCAGCGGCCGGCAGTGGCTGCCCTGGATCTCGATGCGCGACTGGCTGGACGCGGTGGCGCTGCTGCTGGCCCGCGACGACCTCGCCGGCCCGGTCAACGTGGTGGGTCCGAACCCGGTCACCAACGCCGAGTTCACCAGGGAGCTGGCCCGTGAGCTGCACCGGCCGGCGATCATCCCGATCCCCGCGGTGGCCCTGAAGATCGCCCTCGGCGGTTTCGCCCACGAGGCGCTGACCAGCACCCGGGTCCTCCCCGGCGTGCTCACGAAGGCGGGCTTCACCTGGACCCACCCCCACCTTCCCACGGCCCTGCACGCCGCCCTCACCGAGTGACCCGGCGAGGGCGGCGGCGGGGCGGTCAGCAGCCGATGACCCAGTAGTTGGGGGCGGTCTGCCTGAGGGCGGTGGTGTAGTAGGTGTTGTAGAGGCCCATTTTCTCGTTGCTGCCCAGCGCGTAGGCGTAGCCGAGGGACTGGTAGGCCCGGCCGGCGGCCACGTGCGCGTAGTTGCTGGCGGTGACGCAGACCGGCGGGGTCGTCGGGGACGGCGACGGGGAGCCGGTCGGGCTCGGCGAGACGGTCGGGGACGCCGTCGGGGTCGGGCTGGGCGTGGAGCCGCCGTCGAGGCCGAAGAAGAGCGCGTCCCGGTACGTCGAGCAGATGGTGTCCAGGAAGTACGCCGCCGCGGTCCCGCACTGGTCGACGGCCGAGCCCGGGTCGACCGGCGTGCCGTGGCCCATCCCGGAGACCCGGTAGACCCGGACCGCGTCGTTGCCGTACGTCTCCAGGCTGGTGCCGGCGGGCAGCGAGGCGGTGCTGGTCGGGGTCTGCGAGACACCGAGCACGTTGGTCCACTGGTCCCGGGACTCGGTGGCGCTGGCCACCGCCACGGTGTAGTCGCTGGTCCCGTGCCAGATCGCGACCCTCGGCCGGGGGCCGGGGTAGCCGGAGTAGGCGGCCCGGACCAGGTCGCCCCACTGCGCCGGGGTCTTGTCGACGCCCGGGTTCATGCAGCTGTACGCGGTGGTGCTGCTGGTGGCGCAGCGGTAGGGGATACCGGCGATGACCGAGCCGGCGGCGAAGACGTCGGGATAGGTGGCGAGCATGACCGCGCTCATGGCACCGCCGGCCGACAGGCCGCTGACGTACACCCGGCCGGCGTCGGTGCCGTAGTTCGTCTTGGCGTAGTCGACCATCTGCTTGATCGACAGGGCCTCGCCCTGGCCGCGCGCGGTGTCCCCGGTCTCGAACCAGTTGAAGCAGGTGCTGGAGTTGTTGGCCGAGGACTGCTGGGGCACGATCAGCGCGAACTTCCACAGGTCGGCGTACTTCTGCCAGCCGGAGTTGGCGAAGTAGCCGGAGGCGTTCTGGGTGCAGCCGTGCAGCAGCACCACGGCCGGCGCGTTGGCCGGCAGGTTGTCCGGCCGGTACGCGTACATGGCGAGGCTGCCCGGGTTGGAGCCGAAGCCGGTGACCTGGGTGAGCGTGGCGGCCTGGGCGGGCAGGGCGACGGTGAGCACCGTGGCCGCGGCCAGTACGACCCCGGCCGCCGCCCCGGCGAGACGGGTGAGGATGGATGAGGATCGGCGCACGGCGACCTCCTGAGGACGAATTGTGAACTGGGTCACCCGGATTTGCCGCGACGTTACGGCCGTGTTTCGTCGCCCGACATGGCCGCCGCTCACACATTCACGAACGCCGAAGTGTGTCCCCGACCGGACGGGGCCGGCGGGGCCGCGCTCCCCCACCCACAGGTCGGCAAGGTTTCGGGTCTGACCGGCGTGTCCCGGTCCGGTTGGTAACGTCCGCTGCGTGCCGACCTCCCCGTCCCTGGCCACCGGCCCGTCGCCCGCGCCCGTTCCCCGGAACCGGCGCGCCGACCTGGTCGTGGTGCTCGCCGCGGCGGCCCTGGCGATCTGGGTCACCAGCGGGATGTGGTGGGACCCGAACACCCGGGCGATCACCGTCAACTCCAGCGACCAGGCGCTCTTCGAATGGCTGCTGGCCTTCGGCGGGAACGCGGTCACCCACGGGGAGAACCCGTTCTTCACCCACCTGCTCAACGTCCCCGACGGGGTGAACCTCGCGGTCAACACCTCGATCACCGTGTACGCGGTGGTCTTCGCGCCGCTGACGTACCTGGTCGGGCCGCCCGCGACATTCCTGGTGATCCTCACCCTCAACCTGGTCGCCACCGCGGTGGCCTGGTACTGGCTGCTGAGCCGGCACCTGGTGGGCAGCCGGCTGGCCGCCGGGGTGGGGGCGCTGTTCATCGGCTTCTGCCCGGCGATGGTCTCGCACGCCAACGCCCACCTGAACTGGACCGCCGGCTGGCTGGTGCCGCTGCTGATCTGGGGCGTGTTCCGGCTGCGCCGCCCCGGCCGGGCGGTACGCGGCGGGATCGTGCTCGGCCTGCTGGTGGCGCTCGCCTTCTCGATCGCCGCCGAGGGGCTCTTCTTCACCGCCCTGGGGGTCGCCCTCTTCCTGGTGGTGTGGGCGCTGCACCCGAGCCGCCGGGCCGAGGTCCGCGCCGCGCTGCCCAGCCTCGCCGGCGGGCTGGGCGTGACCGCGCTGGTGGCCGGGGTGCTGCTGGCGTACCCGCTGTGGCTGCACTTCGCCGGGCCGCAGCGCTTCCACGGCACCGGCTTCGACCCGCTCATCCACTCCGAGGACATCGCCGCGTACGGGTCGTACCCGCGCCGTTCCCTCGCCGGCTGGGCCGGGCTGGGCACCTCGCTGGCCCCCAACCCGACCGAGGAGAACTCGTTCTTCGGCATCCCGCTGCTGCTGCTCGCCGTGGCCTGCTTCGGGCTGCTCTGGTGGCGCGCCGAGCGGGCGTTCCGGGCCACCCTCACCGCGCTCGGCGTGACCGCGCTGGCCTTCGCGGTGCTCTCCTGGGGGCCACGGGCCAGGTGGAACGGCCGGCGGACCCACCAGATCCTCCCGTTCGGGGTGCTGGACAACCTGCCGGTGATCAACGCGGCGCTGCCCTCCCGGCTGGCCCTGGTGGTCGCCCCGGTGATCGGGCTGCTGCTGGCGTACACCGTCGACCGGCTCCGCGCCCGGCCGCCCCGGCACCGGGCCACCACGGCGGCCTGGGCGCTCGGCTTCGCCGTCGCGCTGGTGCCGCTGCTGCCGACCCCGCTGCTGACCAGCGTCCGGGAACCGATCCCACAGTTCATCACCAGCGGCCACTGGCAGCAGTACGTCTCTCCCCGCGGGGTGCTCACCCCGCTGCCGCTGACCGTCGACGTCACCCCGGACGGCCAGCGCTGGCAGGCGTACGCCCTGGCCCACGGGCAGGGCGAGTTCCGTATCCCGGCCGGGTTCTTCCTCGGCCCCGGCGGACCCGGCGGCCGGGGTCGGATCGGGCCGGTGCCGCGGACCTTCGACTCGCTGATGGACCAGGCCGGGCGGACCGGGCTGGTGCCGATCATCACCGAGGGCAGCATCAAGGAGTCCCTGGCGGACCTGCACCACTGGCGGGTCGAGACCGTGATCCTGGCCGACCGGGTGCACGGCGCCAAGTACGACATCCACGAGGAGGCCGTGCACCGCACCGCCACCGCCCTGCTCGGTCAGCCGCAGCGGGTGGACGACGTCTGGCTCTGGAAGGTCCCGCCCCCCTGACGCGACGAGGCTCACGGCGCGCACCGGGAGGTCCCGGGACTAGGCTGGGCGGGTGAGCGTGACGACTTCCGGGCTGACCGCCATCCGTGCCGGTGTGCTCGACTACCAGGCCGCGTGGGACGAGCAGCGCCGGCTGCACGAGGCCGTGGTGTCCGGCGAGCAGGGCGACAGCGTGCTGCTGCTGGAGCACCCCAGCGTCTACACCGCCGGCAAGCGGACCGAG encodes:
- a CDS encoding TIGR01777 family oxidoreductase; its protein translation is MRILMAGVSGFLGTRLVDRLTADGHQVTRLVRRAPRTPDERQWNPSAAQLDPAVVADADAVVNLAGAGVGDKRWNDEYRRVIRSSRVDTSTTLAITIAGMSAADRPTVLLNASAVGWYGNTGDRVVEEDSPAGEGFLADVCRVWEAATRPAEDADVRVVRLRTGLPLHRDGGLLKPQLLPFRLGIAGRLGSGRQWLPWISMRDWLDAVALLLARDDLAGPVNVVGPNPVTNAEFTRELARELHRPAIIPIPAVALKIALGGFAHEALTSTRVLPGVLTKAGFTWTHPHLPTALHAALTE
- a CDS encoding aldo/keto reductase, whose amino-acid sequence is MTMTRTLGRSGIEVSAIGMGCWAIGGPLWGDGGQPFGWGEVDDDESIRTIHQALDLGVTLFDTASNYGAGHSERILGRALAGRRDGAVIATKFGNRSDEASRRWIGTDASPAYAVTSLDESLRRLGTDHVDLYQLHINDLPASAALDLVDTLEGLVTQGKIRAYGWSTDNPSSARALAEAGPHCAAVQHDESVLNDNPDVLAVCDALDLASLNRGPLAMGLLTGSTRAVGKDDVRGVAPEWLVWFTDGRPTPEWSARVTEIRAALTADGRTLAQGALGWLLARSPRTVPIPGCRTVAQAAENFATLSLGPLPAEAFAEVERLLADLRPAGVAR
- a CDS encoding extracellular catalytic domain type 1 short-chain-length polyhydroxyalkanoate depolymerase, translating into MRRSSSILTRLAGAAAGVVLAAATVLTVALPAQAATLTQVTGFGSNPGSLAMYAYRPDNLPANAPAVVLLHGCTQNASGYFANSGWQKYADLWKFALIVPQQSSANNSSTCFNWFETGDTARGQGEALSIKQMVDYAKTNYGTDAGRVYVSGLSAGGAMSAVMLATYPDVFAAGSVIAGIPYRCATSSTTAYSCMNPGVDKTPAQWGDLVRAAYSGYPGPRPRVAIWHGTSDYTVAVASATESRDQWTNVLGVSQTPTSTASLPAGTSLETYGNDAVRVYRVSGMGHGTPVDPGSAVDQCGTAAAYFLDTICSTYRDALFFGLDGGSTPSPTPTASPTVSPSPTGSPSPSPTTPPVCVTASNYAHVAAGRAYQSLGYAYALGSNEKMGLYNTYYTTALRQTAPNYWVIGC
- a CDS encoding DUF2079 domain-containing protein, whose product is MPTSPSLATGPSPAPVPRNRRADLVVVLAAAALAIWVTSGMWWDPNTRAITVNSSDQALFEWLLAFGGNAVTHGENPFFTHLLNVPDGVNLAVNTSITVYAVVFAPLTYLVGPPATFLVILTLNLVATAVAWYWLLSRHLVGSRLAAGVGALFIGFCPAMVSHANAHLNWTAGWLVPLLIWGVFRLRRPGRAVRGGIVLGLLVALAFSIAAEGLFFTALGVALFLVVWALHPSRRAEVRAALPSLAGGLGVTALVAGVLLAYPLWLHFAGPQRFHGTGFDPLIHSEDIAAYGSYPRRSLAGWAGLGTSLAPNPTEENSFFGIPLLLLAVACFGLLWWRAERAFRATLTALGVTALAFAVLSWGPRARWNGRRTHQILPFGVLDNLPVINAALPSRLALVVAPVIGLLLAYTVDRLRARPPRHRATTAAWALGFAVALVPLLPTPLLTSVREPIPQFITSGHWQQYVSPRGVLTPLPLTVDVTPDGQRWQAYALAHGQGEFRIPAGFFLGPGGPGGRGRIGPVPRTFDSLMDQAGRTGLVPIITEGSIKESLADLHHWRVETVILADRVHGAKYDIHEEAVHRTATALLGQPQRVDDVWLWKVPPP